A genomic region of Scyliorhinus canicula chromosome 4, sScyCan1.1, whole genome shotgun sequence contains the following coding sequences:
- the LOC119965161 gene encoding beta-2 adrenergic receptor-like: MGSQITSSEESTSYSMAPELLNASLAPTTDNATGREKLSPGGKIIVSAVMLVIVLVIVFGNILVITAIARFQRLQTVTNYFITSLACADLLMGLAVVPFGGVRNITGVWYFANFWCDFWTSVDVLCVTASIGTLCVIALDRYLAITSPFRYQTLLTKCKARVAVLAVWLVAALTSFPPIYMGWWRLNDPESRRCYDDPRCCEFLTNKEFAISSSIVSFYFPLLVMIFLYTRVFQEARQQLKKINKYQGRFNHHNNNRSHAPAVNGKAAKQGHKRTSRFLNLKEHKALKTLGIIMGIFTLCWLPFFVVNIVNVIFKDSISNTVFIFLNWVGYSNSAFNPLIYCRSSDFRHAFKTVLWGCRGSASLHHGSYPNENPLSSEERPENGCTLHCGLEGAASVAGTPPSCSPDTGGKDHRLLDSVI, from the coding sequence ATGGGATCCCAGATCACCAGCTCGGAGGAGAGCACATCCTATTCCATGGCCCCTGAATTACTGAATGCCAGCCTGGCCCCGACCACCGACAATGCAACCGGGAGGGAGAAACTGAGTCCCGGGGGGAAGATCATAGTGAGTGCGGTCATGTTGGTGATCGTGCTGGTCATCGTCTTCGGCAACATCTTGGTGATCACGGCCATCGCCAGGTTCCAGCGGCTGCAGACGGTCACAAACTATTTCATCACGTCGCTGGCTTGCGCCGACCTGCTGATGGGGCTGGCGGTCGTCCCTTTCGGCGGCGTCCGCAACATTACGGGCGTGTGGTACTTTGCAAACTTCTGGTGCGACTTCTGGACCTCGGTGGATGTGCTCTGCGTCACGGCGAGCATCGGCACCCTGTGTGTGATCGCCCTGGATCGCTACCTGGCCATCACGTCGCCTTTCCGCTACCAGACCCTGCTGACCAAGTGCAAGGCGCGGGTGGCCGTGCTGGCGGTGTGGCTGGTGGCGGCGCTCACCTCCTTCCCGCCCATCTACATGGGCTGGTGGAGGCTGAACGACCCGGAGTCGCGCCGATGCTACGACGACCCCAGGTGCTGCGAGTTCCTCACCAACAAGGAATTCGCCATCTCCTCGTCCATCGTGTCCTTTTACTTTCCCCTGCTGGTCATGATATTCCTCTACACCCGGGTCTTTCAGGAAGCAAGGCAGCAGCTGAAGAAGATCAACAAGTATCAGGGCCGCTTCAACCATCACAACAATAACCGGAGCCATGCCCCGGCTGTGAACGGGAAGGCTGCCAAACAGGGGCACAAAAGGACGTCCAGGTTCCTCAACCTGAAAGAGCACAAAGCTCTCAAAACGCTGGGGATTATAATGGGCATCTTTACACTCTGCTGGCTGCCCTTCTTCGTGGTGAACATTGTCAATGTCATTTTTAAAGACAGTATTTCCAACACTGTGTTCATTTTCCTGAACTGGGTGGGCTACTCCAACTCTGCCTTCAACCCCCTGATTTACTGCAGGAGCTCGGACTTCAGGCACGCCTTCAAAACGGTGCTGTGGGGCTGCCGGGGTTCTGCCTCCCTGCACCACGGCAGCTACCCGAACGAGAACCCATTGTCAAGCGAGGAGCGCCCGGAGAACGGCTGCACGTTGCACTGCGGCTTGGAAGGCGCTGCGTCGGTGGCGGGCACTCCGCCGAGCTGCAGCCCCGACACTGGAGGCAAGGATCACCGGCTGCTGGACTCGGTCATTTAA